A section of the Triticum dicoccoides isolate Atlit2015 ecotype Zavitan chromosome 7A, WEW_v2.0, whole genome shotgun sequence genome encodes:
- the LOC119330557 gene encoding putative FBD-associated F-box protein At3g50710, protein MEAAAAPVANQGESHGTAAKTARCGDSDESAADYISRVPDAVLCTIISLLPTKDGGRTQIFSRRWRPLWASAPLNLEVRTRHPGPGVPIRTSSVFPDAASKVISKHPGPACRFCFHGLCPGDLHDQAETWFLSRALAKLQELDVGYAFCDERNPGRNPLPPSALRSAPTLLVAKISCCDLPREMVPSMGFDLLQRLSLISVYISVDVFRGLLPACRALESLHMSNVLGTRCLHVRSPTLRSICFRNTSGRAELVIEDVPRLVRLLIPFGCRENCGTIRVISAPKLEILGPLLPVVSKLLLVSQGVSSADLANSMHTVKILALRCSGYELDGVLNILRRFPCLEKLYIIFHKHYEMDAKIEPQYDRRLYPIECLQTHLKTVVFETFVGHDKQLEFAKFFVLNAKALKEIEFEGIYGAKNDVSLAYQHTLLRVENRASRDAQFEFRSRYRNTAIHLLRHIHDLSVADPFEQL, encoded by the exons atggaggccgcCGCAGCGCCCGTGGCCAACCAGGGGGAATCCCATGGGACCGCAGCGAAGACGGCGCGGTGCGGCGACTCCGACGAGAGCGCCGCGGATTACATCAGCAGGGTCCCCGATGCCGTCCTCTGcaccatcatctccctcctccccacCAAGGACGGCGGCCGGACGCAGATCTTCTCCCGCCGATGGCGCCCCCTATGGGCCTCCGCGCCTCTCAACCTCGAGGTCCGCACCCGTCACCCCGGCCCCGGCGTCCCCATCCGCACCTCCTCCGTCTTCCCCGATGCCGCCTCCAAGGTAATCTCCAAGCATCCTGGCCCCGCCTGCCGATTCTGCTTCCACGGCCTCTGCCCCGGCGACCTCCACGACCAGGCGGAGACCTGGTTCCTCTCCCGAGCCCTCGCCAAGCTTCAGGAGCTCGATGTCGGCTACGCGTTCTGCGATGAACGTAATCCGGGGAGAAACCCGCTGCCGCCATCGGCGCTCCGCTCTGCGCCTACCCTCCTAGTTGCCAAGATCAGCTGTTGTGATTTGCCCCGAGAGATGGTGCCGTCCATGGGCTTTGACCTCCTCCAGCGTCTCTCCTTGATCTCCGTTTACATCTCAGTGGACGTCTTCCGTGGACTGCTCCCTGCTTGCCGTGCCTTGGAGAGCTTACACATGTCCAACGTTCTTGGTACGCGTTGCCTCCATGTTCGCTCGCCGACTCTTAGGAGTATATGCTTCCGTAACACCTCTGGTAGAGCAGAGCTGGTCATCGAGGATGTGCCTCGCCTTGTGAGGTTACTAATACCTTTTGGTTGCCGAGAAAACTGTGGTACTATCCGGGTAATTTCTGCGCCTAAATTGGAGATATTGGGCCCTTTGTTACCTGTCGTCTCCAAGCTCCTCCTAGTCTCCCAG GGAGTAAGTTCAGCCGACTTGGCAAACTCGATGCACACCGTGAAGATTTTGGCTCTCAGGTGTTCTGGATATGAATTGGACGGAGTTCTTAATATCCTTAGGAGGTTCCCCTGTCTCGAGAAGCTCTATATCATT TTTCACAAACACTACGAGATGGATGCCAAAATCGAGCCTCAGTATGACCGACGACTATATCCAATTGAATGCCTTCAAACCCATCTCAAAACAGTGGTGTTTGAAACATTCGTGGGCCATGATAAACAGCTTGAGTTTGCCAAGTTCTTTGTTTTGAATGCAAAGGCGCTAAAAGAAATTGAATTTGAAGGAATATATGGTGCCAAAAACGATGTATCGCTGGCTTACCAACACACGCTGCTACGAGTGGAAAACAGAGCTTCTCGAGATGCCCAATTTGAATTCAGGAGCAGATATCGCAATACTGCGATTCATCTCCTCAGGCATATCCATGATTTGTCAGTGGCCGACCCCTTCGAACAGTTATAG